One genomic window of Ziziphus jujuba cultivar Dongzao chromosome 4, ASM3175591v1 includes the following:
- the LOC107423065 gene encoding LOW QUALITY PROTEIN: LEAF RUST 10 DISEASE-RESISTANCE LOCUS RECEPTOR-LIKE PROTEIN KINASE-like 2.4 (The sequence of the model RefSeq protein was modified relative to this genomic sequence to represent the inferred CDS: inserted 1 base in 1 codon) produces the protein MLELGFGQKLRYRFNCGNITGIDYPFWGDGRPDGCGYPHLYLHCNKSQPTIDIMGVKYRVLDIDQNTQILHITRDDFSNDLLCSPTYPNTTFDSDQFEYAPDFGGVTLYYDCPPAVQGMAGYFNCTHQSTHKNGIIGNEPQTMGCNSSLRVGMRRSYFGVIWDLPKLAEAQKEGFGLKYKVDTWLCSNCTKSGGACGYDMDSKQPTCYCADGSSGQRPCPLRKAESSSNRNLAIGISAALVGLLFSFAIMLYIFKRKCSSIKAMFFGKEDNREDFDVEAFIRNYTSFAPKRYSYSHVKKMTNSFTNEIGKGGFGCVYKGTLPDDRLVAVKVLKESKSNGEDFINEVASMGRTSHVNIVTLVGFCYERNKRALIYDFMPNGXLDKFISNPEHENATDCLDWNRLYEIALGIARGLEYLHCGCNTRILHFDIKPQNILLDKDFCPKISDFGLAKLWLNKESIVSMMGARGTAGYIAPEVFSRNFGGVSHKSDVYSYGMLVLEMVGGGKNIDPRVSHTSETNFSYWIYEDVELGTDLGLLGVTTEEEKEIAMKMLLVSFWCIQTNSSDRPPMSKVVDMLEGDLQHVQIPPKPFLFSPARSPQQSTESSL, from the exons ATGTTGGAGCTTGGATTTGGTCAGAAGCTGCGTTACCGGTTCAATTGTGGGAATATCACAGGCATTGACTACCCTTTTTGGGGAGATGGTAGGCCAGATGGTTGTGGGTATCCTCATCTATATCTCCACTGCAACAAAAGCCAACCTACCATTGATATAATGGGTGTGAAATACAGGGTGTTAGACATAGACCAAAACACGCAGATTCTCCATATCACAAGAGATGATTTCTCTAATGATTTGTTATGTTCACCAACATACCCTAATACCACCTTCGATTCGGACCAATTTGAATATGCTCCAGATTTTGGGGGAGTTACACTTTACTATGATTGTCCTCCTGCTGTTCAAGGCATGGCCGGGTATTTCAATTGCACCCATCAGTCAACTCATAAGAATGGAATTATAGGAAATGAACCCCAAACTATGGGATGCAATTCAAGCCTCAGAGTTGGGATGCGGCGGAGTTATTTTGGTGTTATTTGGGATTTGCCGAAATTGGCAGAGGCACAGAAAGAAGGATTTGGATTGAAATATAAGGTTGATACTTGGTTATGTAGCAACTGCACCAAATCTGGAGGAGCTTGCGGTTATGACATGGATTCCAAGCAACCAACTTGCTACTGTGCAGATGGATCTTCTGGGCAAAGGCCATGTCCTCTAAGAAAAG CAGAATCCTCTTCAAACCGTAATTTGGCCATAG GAATTTCAGCGGCTCTGGTTGGACTTTTGTTTAGTTTTGCTATAATGCTATATATCTTCAAGAGAAAATGTTCATCAATTAAAGCAATGTTCTTTGGGAAGGAAGACAATAGAGAGGATTTTGATGTGGAGGCATTTATAAGGAATTATACTTCATTTGCTCCAAAGCGGTATTCTTATTCACATGTCAAGAAAATGACAAACTCATTTACAAACGAGATTGGGAAAGGAGGATTTGGTTGTGTATACAAAGGAACACTACCTGATGATCGCCTTGTTGCAGTGAAAGTCCTTAAAGAGTCCAAAAGCAATGGAGAAGATTTTATTAATGAAGTTGCTAGTATGGGTAGAACTTCTCATGTTAATATTGTCACTCTTGTTGGATTCTGTTATGAGAGGAATAAGAGAGCCTTAATTTATGATTTCATGCCCAATG CACTTGACAAATTCATATCTAATCCAGAACATGAGAATGCAACCGATTGCCTAGATTGGAATAGATTGTACGAAATTGCTCTTGGCATTGCGCGAGGACTGGAATACTTGCATTGTGGTTGTAATACAAGGATTTTGCATTTTGACATAAAGCCTCAAAACATTCTTTTGGATAAAGACTTTTGTCCAAAAATATCAGACTTTGGCCTGGCCAAACTATGGTTGAATAAGGAGAGTATTGTGTCTATGATGGGTGCCAGAGGAACTGCAGGATATATAGCACCCGAAGTATTCAGTAGGAATTTTGGTGGAGTGTCTCATAAATCCGATGTTTATAGTTATGGAATGTTGGTTCTCGAAATGGTAGGAGGAGGGAAGAATATTGATCCTAGAGTGTCTCATACTAGTGAAACAAACTTTTCTTATTGGATTTATGAAGATGTGGAATTGGGTACAGATTTAGGACTCTTGGGAGTCACaacagaggaagaaaaagaaatagcaaTGAAGATGCTATT
- the LOC107423066 gene encoding PR5-like receptor kinase, whose translation MKLRIGRTSHINIVTFLGFYYERNKRALIYDLMPNGSLDKFIFNQEDGSTTRCLEWKTLYEIALGIARGLEYLHLGCNTRILHFDIKPQNILLDKDFCPKISDFGPAKLWLNEESIVSMMGARLTAGYIAPEVFSRNFGGVSHKSDGYSYGMLVLEMVGGRRNIDPRVSHTSEIYFPFWIYEDVDLGKDLRVLGVTTEEEKEIARKMLLVSFWCIQANPSDRPPMSKIVDMLEGDLQHVQIPPKPFLFSSARSPQQST comes from the exons ATGAAGTTGCGCATTGGTAGAACTTCTCATATTAACATAGTCACTTTTCTTGGATTTTATTATGAGAGGAACAAGAGAGCCTTAATTTATGATTTGATGCCTAATGGTTCACttgataaattcatatttaatcaAGAAGATGGGAGTACAACCCGGTGCCTAGAATGGAAAACATTGTACGAAATTGCTCTTGGCATTGCACGAGGACTAGAATACTTGCATCTTGGTTGTAACACAAGGATTTTGCATTTCGACATAAAGCCTCAAAACATTCTTTTGGATAAagatttttgtccaaaaatatcGGACTTTGGTCCAGCCAAATTATGGTTAAACGAGGAGAGTATTGTGTCAATG atgggtGCCAGATTAACTGCAGGGTATATAGCACCGGAGGTATTCAGTCGGAATTTTGGTGGAGTGTCTCATAAATCTGATGGTTATAGTTATGGAATGTTGGTTCTTGAAATGGTTGGAGGAAGAAGGAATATTGATCCAAGAGTTTCTCATACTAGTGAAATTTACTTTCCTTTTTGGATTTATGAAGATGTGGATTTGGGTAAAGATTTACGAGTCCTGGGAGTCACaacagaggaagaaaaagaaatagcaaGGAAGATGCTATTAGTGAGCTTTTGGTGCATTCAGGCAAATCCATCAGATCGACCACCAATGAGTAAGATTGTAGATATGCTGGAAGGGGACCTTCAACATGTCCAGATTCCCCCAAAGCCATTCTTGTTTTCTTCAGCAAGATCCCCTCAACAATCCACATAA